The Patescibacteria group bacterium region GACCCTTTCTGAAGACAGAGTCCAGGGAGTCCGGATGCCGATAAACCAATTAGGCTTTAAATTATGCAAGAAGAGGCCGATGATGGCAATGAAACCTCCGATGATAAGAGGTATATAGACAGCGAGATTTATTTGGTAGCCTAAAGCGGCTAAGTTGCTAAGTATATAGACAACAAATAATAAACTGACTAGCAAATCTTTAAAATAATGATAATTCCGGCTGAAAGACTGATACTGGTCTCGCTTCGGATCAAACTTAGGCAAGAAAAGGAGTAAAAGGTAGAGGGCGATACTTAAGATAGGCAAAAACCAGGCGGCCATCGCCGGGCTGCTGTAAGAATCAGCCTGACCAGACCAATCCCAGTGGATAGGGGCCTTAGCCGGAAGGCGAGAATAAAAGAAGAGAGCAGCCACTAAAAGCAGTAAATTGATGGCGACGGCATACCATTCGGTCCGAAAACTAGGTTTAAGCGGGTTGGGCATATATTTAAATCTAGATAAATAATATCTTAAGCAGCCACATGATGAAAATCCCGAACACTATGAATAATAATTGCAGGAAAGATTTGATCGGCCTGGTTTCTTTGTTTAGCTCCGGGATTAAGTCAGCGGTCGCGATATAAATAAAACCGCCGGCCGTAAAAGCCAGGATAAAATCAGTAAAACCAAGCAGACCATTATTAAAAGCCAAAGCTACAGCCGCACCCAAAATTGCCGAAAGAGCGGTCAAAAAGTTAAGCCATAAAGCCCGCCGTCGGGAATAGCCGGCATAAATCAGGACGCCAAAGTTACCGATTTCCTGAGGAATTTCATGAGCGATGACCGCAATCAAGGTAGCCAAGCCTAAGGGCCAGCTGGCCAAGAATGAACCGGCGATTATCAGACCATCAAAAAAATTATGAAAAGTATCACCCACTAGATTCATCATGCCCAGATGATGCGGATGCTCTTGACTGGTAGGCACATGGCAATGGCGCCAATGGATTATCTTCTCTAGGATGAAGAAGATTAAGAGGCCGCCCATCAAGCAGAACCAAATCCCTAAGCCCTGATCATCGCCGGCGCTTATCTCTGGTATTAGGTGGATAAAGACATCACCAATCAAAGTGCCGGCCGACAAGCTAACTAAGAAGAATACCAGTTTTTTCAAGACTGTCTGAGAGAATGATAAAAAAAAGACCCCGACCAAAGATATGGCCGAAACCAGAACCACGCTACCGAAAATATAAAAATAATTAACCATATAAATATTATGACAAGCCAGGGAGAAAATTTCAAGCTCAGGTAATTTGACTTTTGGGGCTTAAAATGGTAAAACAAAAACACAA contains the following coding sequences:
- a CDS encoding ZIP family metal transporter, translated to MVNYFYIFGSVVLVSAISLVGVFFLSFSQTVLKKLVFFLVSLSAGTLIGDVFIHLIPEISAGDDQGLGIWFCLMGGLLIFFILEKIIHWRHCHVPTSQEHPHHLGMMNLVGDTFHNFFDGLIIAGSFLASWPLGLATLIAVIAHEIPQEIGNFGVLIYAGYSRRRALWLNFLTALSAILGAAVALAFNNGLLGFTDFILAFTAGGFIYIATADLIPELNKETRPIKSFLQLLFIVFGIFIMWLLKILFI
- a CDS encoding SdpI family protein; translation: MPNPLKPSFRTEWYAVAINLLLLVAALFFYSRLPAKAPIHWDWSGQADSYSSPAMAAWFLPILSIALYLLLLFLPKFDPKRDQYQSFSRNYHYFKDLLVSLLFVVYILSNLAALGYQINLAVYIPLIIGGFIAIIGLFLHNLKPNWFIGIRTPWTLSSERVWLKTHLLARPIFIISGLLIATSGFLLLFWKQLVFFLAIAILVFPLPVYSYILYRQERK